One Candidatus Binatia bacterium genomic region harbors:
- a CDS encoding RNA polymerase sigma factor: protein MVDSDQELMQRIGQGDRDACQLLVERHLDRILAFSERTLGNRSEAEEVSQEVFTRVWLHASRWKPTEAKVTTWLFRIAMNLCLNRIAKHRETTLEGRAEPASDQALPATQIAQKELSWHVNRALQELPEKQRIAINLCHYQGWKNSEAASIMNLSLEAVESLLARGRRGLKKKLSGIGPDLLQGET from the coding sequence GTGGTCGATTCCGATCAGGAACTGATGCAGCGAATTGGACAAGGCGACCGGGACGCCTGTCAGCTGCTTGTCGAGCGACATCTCGACCGCATCCTCGCATTTTCGGAGAGGACCTTGGGAAACCGCAGCGAGGCCGAGGAGGTGTCGCAAGAAGTCTTCACTCGCGTCTGGCTGCATGCCTCTCGTTGGAAACCTACCGAGGCAAAAGTAACGACCTGGCTGTTTCGTATCGCGATGAATCTCTGTCTGAACCGAATTGCAAAACATCGCGAAACCACGCTCGAGGGAAGAGCCGAGCCGGCTAGCGACCAAGCCTTGCCAGCGACGCAAATTGCGCAAAAGGAATTGAGCTGGCACGTGAACCGTGCTCTGCAGGAGTTGCCCGAAAAACAACGGATCGCGATCAACCTCTGCCACTATCAAGGATGGAAAAACAGTGAGGCCGCCTCGATCATGAATCTCAGCCTTGAAGCCGTCGAATCCCTGCTCGCCCGAGGGCGTCGCGGTTTGAAAAAGAAACTGTCCGGCATCGGACCCGACCTTCTGCAGGGAGAGACATGA
- a CDS encoding YqgE/AlgH family protein — translation MEEMETGPTLLLAMPQMTDPNFNRSVILLCRHDDEGALGFVINRPMRIDVAELLEGDFTLPEKVLLTAWEGGPVSPERGWLICREAPLLAESDEEEFLEVCQGIYMSSSQAHLRNILSRESSDGDVDRSRLLLGYAGWGPGQLEAELIASAWLQIPVDNTLIFETEADEVWDKGIRSLGVDPLSIAPGPGLH, via the coding sequence ATGGAAGAGATGGAGACGGGACCGACGCTGTTGCTGGCGATGCCCCAAATGACGGACCCGAATTTCAATCGTTCGGTCATCCTTCTCTGCCGGCATGATGACGAAGGTGCTCTCGGCTTCGTGATCAATCGGCCCATGCGGATTGATGTCGCTGAATTGCTCGAAGGGGACTTTACGTTGCCGGAAAAAGTTCTTCTGACGGCTTGGGAGGGGGGTCCCGTCAGTCCGGAACGGGGTTGGCTGATTTGTCGGGAGGCCCCGCTTCTTGCCGAGAGCGACGAAGAGGAATTTCTCGAGGTTTGTCAGGGCATCTATATGTCCAGTTCCCAGGCTCATTTGCGCAATATTCTGTCCCGCGAGTCGAGCGACGGCGATGTGGATCGAAGCCGACTGCTGCTCGGATACGCAGGTTGGGGGCCAGGTCAGTTGGAGGCAGAGTTGATCGCTTCCGCCTGGCTGCAGATACCGGTCGACAATACGCTGATTTTCGAGACAGAGGCCGATGAGGTTTGGGACAAGGGTATTCGGTCTCTGGGCGTGGACCCCTTGTCAATTGCGCCCGGTCCCGGTCTCCACTGA
- a CDS encoding CbbQ/NirQ/NorQ/GpvN family protein yields MSATDDKAPYYLPIQDEVEIFTQAHNSRLPVLLKGPTGCGKTRFVEYMAHKLKGPRTGEGDSLVTVACHEDLTGSDLVGRYLIQGDDTVWMDGPLTQAVRRGAICYLDEVVEARKDTIVLIHPLTDHRRMLPIDRRGEVVEADPSFLLVVSYNPGYQSVLKDLKHSTRQRFVSLEFDYPPRDREAEIIAHESGLDADTALTLATLGEKVRALRGSGLGEGVSTRLLVYAGQLMARGVPARRACTVAVTNSLTDDPEMLRAVGEVVTALFA; encoded by the coding sequence ATGAGTGCAACCGACGACAAGGCTCCCTACTATCTGCCCATTCAGGATGAGGTCGAGATTTTTACCCAGGCGCATAATTCTCGCCTGCCGGTTCTGCTCAAAGGTCCGACGGGGTGTGGGAAGACCCGATTCGTCGAGTATATGGCACATAAGCTCAAGGGGCCTCGCACGGGCGAGGGAGACTCTCTGGTGACCGTGGCCTGTCACGAAGACCTGACCGGTTCCGATCTTGTCGGTCGATATCTGATTCAGGGAGATGATACGGTATGGATGGATGGCCCGCTGACGCAGGCCGTTCGTCGTGGCGCGATTTGCTATCTCGACGAAGTCGTCGAAGCTCGCAAGGATACCATCGTCCTGATTCACCCGTTGACGGACCACCGCCGCATGTTGCCGATCGATCGGCGGGGTGAGGTTGTCGAGGCAGATCCGAGCTTTCTTTTGGTGGTGTCCTACAATCCCGGATACCAAAGCGTTCTCAAGGATCTCAAACATTCCACGCGACAGCGCTTTGTCAGCCTGGAGTTTGATTATCCACCGCGGGATCGCGAAGCAGAAATCATTGCCCACGAAAGCGGATTGGACGCCGATACCGCGCTGACCCTTGCCACTCTTGGTGAAAAGGTTCGTGCATTGCGCGGATCGGGCTTGGGGGAGGGGGTCAGTACCCGCCTTCTGGTCTATGCAGGCCAGCTGATGGCGCGGGGCGTTCCCGCGAGAAGAGCTTGTACGGTAGCCGTGACGAACTCACTGACCGACGACCCGGAAATGCTGCGCGCCGTCGGAGAGGTTGTGACCGCACTTTTTGCCTAA
- a CDS encoding SDR family NAD(P)-dependent oxidoreductase, with protein MNLSRSIKGSRAIVTGAASGIGHATAALLAEEGAFVGALDRPGSGLEASLASLPDNAKVETRLVDVTDDALVCAAVNDLAGKFGGLDIVINCAGVSLPAAIGDEEAWERTMQVNLYGVHRVVRASLPYLEKSTAARIVNVASTEALGAQPFVSAYTASKHGVLGFTRALAVELGRRGITANAICPGPIHTGMTANIPDEAKEKFARRRVPLGRYGQPEEVAHAILGLVLPSSSFITGACLSVDGGMSIQN; from the coding sequence ATGAACCTAAGTCGATCCATCAAGGGAAGTCGAGCTATCGTCACTGGTGCAGCGAGCGGAATCGGGCATGCGACAGCAGCGCTTTTAGCCGAGGAGGGGGCATTTGTCGGGGCTTTGGACCGTCCCGGCAGCGGTCTGGAAGCATCTCTCGCATCCCTGCCGGATAACGCCAAGGTCGAGACCCGTCTGGTTGATGTGACTGATGACGCGCTGGTCTGTGCGGCCGTCAACGATCTGGCCGGAAAGTTTGGTGGCCTCGATATCGTGATCAATTGTGCGGGGGTCAGTCTGCCCGCGGCGATTGGCGATGAGGAGGCCTGGGAGCGGACCATGCAGGTCAACCTTTACGGGGTTCATCGGGTCGTTCGGGCAAGCCTTCCCTATCTGGAAAAAAGTACGGCCGCCCGGATTGTGAATGTGGCCTCTACCGAAGCCTTGGGGGCCCAACCCTTTGTCAGCGCCTACACTGCAAGCAAGCATGGGGTGCTCGGGTTCACACGGGCGCTCGCCGTGGAGTTGGGTCGCCGAGGGATCACGGCGAATGCGATCTGCCCCGGACCGATTCATACCGGGATGACGGCGAACATTCCCGACGAAGCCAAGGAGAAATTTGCACGCAGAAGGGTTCCTTTGGGGCGATATGGGCAGCCGGAAGAAGTGGCCCATGCGATCCTCGGTCTGGTCTTGCCCTCGTCCTCATTCATCACCGGAGCGTGTCTGAGCGTGGACGGCGGCATGTCGATTCAGAACTGA